Proteins found in one Magnolia sinica isolate HGM2019 chromosome 5, MsV1, whole genome shotgun sequence genomic segment:
- the LOC131246334 gene encoding extensin-2-like isoform X17 → MRLPIGDPSSWGRLWPHILLAFAIIFLSSNVEATGEPYIYASPPPPYEYKSPPPPSPSPPPPYYYKSPPPPEKSPPPPYYYKSPPPPSPSPPPPYYYKSPPPPEKSPPPPYYYKSPPPPSPSPPPPYYYKSPPPPEKSPPPPYYYKSPPPPEKSPPPPYYYKSPPPPEKSPPPPYYYKSPPPPEKSPPPPYYYKSPPPPSPSPPPPYYYKSPPPPKEYPTPPYYYKSPPPPKEYPTPPYYYKSPPPPSPSPPPPYYYKSPPPPSPSPPPPYYYKSPPPPSPSPPPPYYYKSPPPPSPSPPPPYYYKSPPPPSPSPPPPYYYKSPPPPSPYPPPPYYYKSPPPPVPVPHPHPHHHPLIVKVVGKVYCYRCYDWKYPKKSHDKKHLKGAVVKITCKAGDKEIVAYGKTKINGKYSIAVEGYDYMKYGDEACKAMLHAPPKDSKCNIPTNLHYGKKGAMLKVKSKTHEEVVLKAKPFAYAPKTPYKECEKPKPKPPTYYYKSPPPPTPTYYYKSPPPPPPTYYYKSPPPPVYYYKSPPPPPPTYYYKSPPPPVYYYKSPPPPPPTYYYKSPPPPVYYYKSPPPPSPSPHPYYYKSPPPPSPSPHPYYYKSPPPPSPSPHPYYYKSPPPPSPSPHPYYYKSPPPPSPSPPPPYYYKSPPPPPPTYYYKSPPPPVYYYKSPPPPSPSPHPYYYKSPPPPSPSPHPYYYKSPPPPSPSPHPYYYKSPPPPSPSPPPPYYYKSPPPPSPSPPHPYYYKSPPPPSPSPPHPYYYKSPPPPSPSPPPPYYYKSPPPPSPSPPPPYYYKSPPPPSPSPPPPYYYKSPPPPNPSPPPPYYYKSPPPPSPSLHPPYYYKSPPPPSPSPPPPYYYKSPPPPSPSPPPPYYYKSPPPPSPSPPTPYYYKSPPPPSPSPHPYYYKSPPPPSPSPPPPYYYKSPPPPSPSPHPYYYKSPPPPSPSPPPPYYYKSPPPPSPSPPPPYYYKSPPPPSPSPPHPYYYKSPPPPSPSPPPPYYYKSPPPPSPSPPPPYYYKSPPPPSPSPPPPYYYKSPPPPSPSPPPPYYYNSPPPPSPSPPPPYYYKSPPPPSPSPPPPYYYKSPPPPDASPPPPYYYKSPPPPSPSPPPPYYYKSPPPPSPSPPPPYYYKSPPPPSPSPHPYLYSSPPPPIHY, encoded by the exons ATGAGACTACCGATCGGCGACCCCTCATCATGGGGTCGTCTGTGGCCACACATACTACTGGCCTTTGCAATCATCTTCTTGTCTAGCAATGTAGAAGCTACCGGCGAGCCGTACATTTACGCCTCGCCACCACCACCATATGAGTATAAGTCGCCGCCACCGCCGTCGCCTTCCCCTCCACCACCATATTACTATAAA TCACCACCACCACCTGAAAAATCCCCTCCACCACCATATTACTACAAATCTCCTCCACCACCCTCTCCATCTCCTCCACCACCTTACTACTACAAATCTCCACCCCCTCCTGAGAAATCTCCTCCACCACCATACTACTACAAATCTCCTCCACCACCCtctccatcaccaccaccaccttacTACTACAAATCTCCACCACCTCCTGAGAAATCTCCACCACCACCATACTACTACAAATCTCCACCACCTCCTGAGAAATCTCCACCACCACCATACTACTACAAATCTCCACCACCTCCTGAGAAATCTCCTCCACCACCATACTACTACAAATCTCCACCACCTCCTGAGAAATCTCCTCCACCACCATACTACTACAAATCTCCACCACCGCCGTCTCCATCTCCACCACCTCCTTACTACTACAAATCTCCACCCCCACCGAAGGAATATCCAACACCACCATACTACTACAAATCTCCACCCCCGCCAAAGGAATATCCAACACCACCATACTACTACAAATCTCCACCACCACCATCTCCCTCTCCACCACCCCCTTACTACTATAAATccccaccaccaccatcaccatctcctccacCGCCTTACTACTACAAGTCACCACCTCCTCCTTCACCCTCACCTCCACCACCATACTACTACAAGTCTCCCCCACCACCATCACCGTCTCCGCCGCCACCTTACTACTACAAGTCtcccccaccaccatcaccatcaccaccaccaccttacTACTACAAATCTCCACCACCACCTTCCCCATATCCACCACCTCCATACTACTACAAATCACCACCACCTCCAGTGCCAGtcccacacccacacccacaccaccACCCCCTCATCGTGAAGGTCGTCGGAAAGGTTTACTGCTACCGATGCTACGACTGGAAATATCCCAAGAAGTCCCATGACAAGAAACATCTCAAAG GTGCTGTTGTGAAAATCACGTGCAAGGCTGGAGACAAAGAGATTGTAGCCTATGGCAAGACCAAGATCAATGGAAAATACAGCATTGCTGTGGAAGGCTATGATTATATGAAATATGGAGATGAGGCTTGCAAGGCCATGCTCCATGCACCACCAAAGGACTCCAAGTGTAACATCCCCACAAACCTCCATTATGGCAAGAAAGGGGCCATGCTCAAAGTGAAATCCAAAACCCATGAAGAGGTTGTCCTTAAAGCCAAGCCATTTGCCTATGCACCCAAGACCCCGTACAAGGAATGCGAGAAACCTAAGCCAAAACCACCTACTTACTACTACAAATCCCCACCCCCACCCACACCCACTTACTACTACAAGTCGCCACCACCTCCCCCGCCGACGTACTACTATAAGTCTCCACCACCACCAGTCTACTACTACAAGTCGCCACCACCTCCCCCGCCGACGTATTACTACAAGTCTCCACCACCACCAGTCTACTACTACAAGTCGCCACCACCTCCCCCGCCGACATACTACTACAAGTCTCCACCACCACCAGTCTACTACTACAAGTCCCCACCTCCACCATCGCCATCTCCCCATCCTTACTACTACAAGTCCCCACCTCCACCATCTCCATCTCCCCATCCTTACTACTACAAGTCCCCACCTCCACCATCGCCATCTCCCCATCCTTACTACTACAAGTCCCCACCTCCACCATCTCCATCTCCCCATCCTTACTACTACAAGTCCCCACCTCCACCATCGCCATCTCCTCCCCCTCCTTACTACTACAAGTCACCACCACCTCCCCCACCAACATACTACTACAAGTCTCCACCACCACCAGTCTACTACTACAAGTCCCCACCTCCACCATCGCCATCTCCCCATCCTTACTACTACAAGTCCCCACCTCCACCATCGCCATCTCCTCATCCTTACTACTACAAGTCCCCACCTCCACCATCGCCATCTCCCCATCCTTACTACTACAAGTCCCCACCCCCACCATCGCCATCTCCTCCTCCTCCATACTACTACAAGTCCCCACccccaccatcaccatcacccccTCATCCCTACTACTACAAATCCCCACCACCCCCATCACCATCCCCACCACATCCATACTACTACAAATCCCCACCTCCCCCATCGCCATCTCCACCACCACCCTACTACTACAAATCCCCACCACCTCCATCTCCAAGCCCACCACCTCCCTACTACTACAAGTCCCCACCCCCACCATCGCCGTCTCCTCCTCCTCCATACTATTACAAATCACCTCCACCACCAAATCCATCTCCACCACCTCCCTACTACTACAAGTCCCCGCCCCCACCATCACCGTCATTGCATCCTCCCTACTACTACAAATCCCCACCCCCACCATCGCCATCTCCTCCTCCCCCTTACTACTACAAATCCCCACCTCCACCATCACCATCTCCACCACCACCCTATTACTACAAATCTCCTCCTCCCCCATCACCTTCACCACCAACACCTTATTACTACAAGAGCCCACCACCTCCCTCACCATCTCCTCATCCATACTACTACAAGTCCCCACCTCCACCATCACCCTCACCACCACCACCCTATTACTACAAATCTCCCCCTCCCCCATCACCATCCCCACATCCATACTACTACAAGTCCCCGCCACCCCCATCACCATCTCCACCCCCTCCTTACTACTACAAGTCTCCACCTCCACCATCGCCATCTCCTCCCCCTCCTTACTACTACAAGTCCCCACCCCcaccatcaccatctcctccccaTCCTTACTACTACAAGTCTCCACCGCCACCATCCCCATCTCCTCCTCCTCCATACTACTACAAGTCCCCACccccaccatcaccatcacccccTCCTCCCTACTACTACAAATCCCCACCACCCCCATCACCATCCCCACCACCTCCATACTACTACAAATCCCCACCTCCCCCATCACCATCTCCACCACCACCCTACTACTACAATTCCCCACCACCTCCATCGCCATCTCCGCCACCTCCCTACTACTACAAGTCCCCACCCCCACCATCGCCATCTCCTCCTCCTCCCTACTATTACAAATCACCTCCACCACCAGATGCATCACCACCACCTCCCTACTACTACAAGTCCCCGCCCCCACCATCACCGTCACCGCCTCCTCCCTACTACTACAAATCCCCGCCCCcaccatcaccatctcctcctcCCCCCTACTACTACAAATCCCCACCACCACCCTCACCATCCCCTCATCCATACCTCTACTCCTCCCCTCCCCCTCCAATCCACTACTAA
- the LOC131246334 gene encoding extensin-2-like isoform X4 codes for MRLPIGDPSSWGRLWPHILLAFAIIFLSSNVEATGEPYIYASPPPPYEYKSPPPPSPSPPPPYYYKSPPPPSPSPPPPYYYKSPPPPSPSPPPPYYYESPPPPEKSPPPPYYYKSPPPPSPSPPPPYYYKSPPPPEKSPPPPYYYKSPPPPSPSPPPPYYYKSPPPPEKSPPPPYYYKSPPPPSPSPPPPYYYKSPPPPEKSPPPPYYYKSPPPPEKSPPPPYYYKSPPPPEKSPPPPYYYKSPPPPEKSPPPPYYYKSPPPPSPSPPPPYYYKSPPPPKEYPTPPYYYKSPPPPKEYPTPPYYYKSPPPPSPSPPPPYYYKSPPPPSPSPPPPYYYKSPPPPSPSPPPPYYYKSPPPPSPSPPPPYYYKSPPPPSPSPPPPYYYKSPPPPSPYPPPPYYYKSPPPPVPVPHPHPHHHPLIVKVVGKVYCYRCYDWKYPKKSHDKKHLKGAVVKITCKAGDKEIVAYGKTKINGKYSIAVEGYDYMKYGDEACKAMLHAPPKDSKCNIPTNLHYGKKGAMLKVKSKTHEEVVLKAKPFAYAPKTPYKECEKPKPKPPTYYYKSPPPPTPTYYYKSPPPPPPTYYYKSPPPPVYYYKSPPPPPPTYYYKSPPPPVYYYKSPPPPPPTYYYKSPPPPVYYYKSPPPPSPSPHPYYYKSPPPPSPSPHPYYYKSPPPPSPSPHPYYYKSPPPPSPSPPPPYYYKSPPPPPPTYYYKSPPPPVYYYKSPPPPSPSPHPYYYKSPPPPSPSPHPYYYKSPPPPSPSPHPYYYKSPPPPSPSPPPPYYYKSPPPPSPSPPHPYYYKSPPPPSPSPPHPYYYKSPPPPSPSPPPPYYYKSPPPPSPSPPPPYYYKSPPPPSPSPPPPYYYKSPPPPNPSPPPPYYYKSPPPPSPSLHPPYYYKSPPPPSPSPPPPYYYKSPPPPSPSPPPPYYYKSPPPPSPSPPTPYYYKSPPPPSPSPHPYYYKSPPPPSPSPPPPYYYKSPPPPSPSPHPYYYKSPPPPSPSPPPPYYYKSPPPPSPSPPPPYYYKSPPPPSPSPPHPYYYKSPPPPSPSPPPPYYYKSPPPPSPSPPPPYYYKSPPPPSPSPPPPYYYKSPPPPSPSPPPPYYYNSPPPPSPSPPPPYYYKSPPPPSPSPPPPYYYKSPPPPDASPPPPYYYKSPPPPSPSPPPPYYYKSPPPPSPSPPPPYYYKSPPPPSPSPHPYLYSSPPPPIHY; via the exons ATGAGACTACCGATCGGCGACCCCTCATCATGGGGTCGTCTGTGGCCACACATACTACTGGCCTTTGCAATCATCTTCTTGTCTAGCAATGTAGAAGCTACCGGCGAGCCGTACATTTACGCCTCGCCACCACCACCATATGAGTATAAGTCGCCGCCACCGCCGTCGCCTTCCCCTCCACCACCATATTACTATAAATCACCACCACCACCGTCTCCGTCACCCCCGCCACCTTACTACTACAAATCGCCGCCTCCTCCGTCTCCGTCTCCGCCACCACCTTACTACTACGAGTCACCACCACCACCTGAAAAGTCCCCTCCACCACCGTATTACTACAAATCTCCTCCACCACCCTCTCCATCTCCACCACCACCTTACTACTACAAGTCACCACCACCACCTGAAAAATCCCCTCCACCACCATATTACTACAAATCTCCTCCACCACCCTCTCCATCTCCTCCACCACCTTACTACTACAAATCTCCACCCCCTCCTGAGAAATCTCCTCCACCACCATACTACTACAAATCTCCTCCACCACCCtctccatcaccaccaccaccttacTACTACAAATCTCCACCACCTCCTGAGAAATCTCCACCACCACCATACTACTACAAATCTCCACCACCTCCTGAGAAATCTCCACCACCACCATACTACTACAAATCTCCACCACCTCCTGAGAAATCTCCTCCACCACCATACTACTACAAATCTCCACCACCTCCTGAGAAATCTCCTCCACCACCATACTACTACAAATCTCCACCACCGCCGTCTCCATCTCCACCACCTCCTTACTACTACAAATCTCCACCCCCACCGAAGGAATATCCAACACCACCATACTACTACAAATCTCCACCCCCGCCAAAGGAATATCCAACACCACCATACTACTACAAATCTCCACCACCACCATCTCCCTCTCCACCACCCCCTTACTACTATAAATccccaccaccaccatcaccatctcctccacCGCCTTACTACTACAAGTCACCACCTCCTCCTTCACCCTCACCTCCACCACCATACTACTACAAGTCTCCCCCACCACCATCACCGTCTCCGCCGCCACCTTACTACTACAAGTCtcccccaccaccatcaccatcaccaccaccaccttacTACTACAAATCTCCACCACCACCTTCCCCATATCCACCACCTCCATACTACTACAAATCACCACCACCTCCAGTGCCAGtcccacacccacacccacaccaccACCCCCTCATCGTGAAGGTCGTCGGAAAGGTTTACTGCTACCGATGCTACGACTGGAAATATCCCAAGAAGTCCCATGACAAGAAACATCTCAAAG GTGCTGTTGTGAAAATCACGTGCAAGGCTGGAGACAAAGAGATTGTAGCCTATGGCAAGACCAAGATCAATGGAAAATACAGCATTGCTGTGGAAGGCTATGATTATATGAAATATGGAGATGAGGCTTGCAAGGCCATGCTCCATGCACCACCAAAGGACTCCAAGTGTAACATCCCCACAAACCTCCATTATGGCAAGAAAGGGGCCATGCTCAAAGTGAAATCCAAAACCCATGAAGAGGTTGTCCTTAAAGCCAAGCCATTTGCCTATGCACCCAAGACCCCGTACAAGGAATGCGAGAAACCTAAGCCAAAACCACCTACTTACTACTACAAATCCCCACCCCCACCCACACCCACTTACTACTACAAGTCGCCACCACCTCCCCCGCCGACGTACTACTATAAGTCTCCACCACCACCAGTCTACTACTACAAGTCGCCACCACCTCCCCCGCCGACGTATTACTACAAGTCTCCACCACCACCAGTCTACTACTACAAGTCGCCACCACCTCCCCCGCCGACATACTACTACAAGTCTCCACCACCACCAGTCTACTACTACAAGTCCCCACCTCCACCATCGCCATCTCCCCATCCTTACTACTACAAGTCCCCACCTCCACCATCTCCATCTCCCCATCCTTACTACTACAAGTCCCCACCTCCACCATCGCCATCTCCCCATCCTTACTACTACAAGTCCCCAC CTCCACCATCGCCATCTCCTCCCCCTCCTTACTACTACAAGTCACCACCACCTCCCCCACCAACATACTACTACAAGTCTCCACCACCACCAGTCTACTACTACAAGTCCCCACCTCCACCATCGCCATCTCCCCATCCTTACTACTACAAGTCCCCACCTCCACCATCGCCATCTCCTCATCCTTACTACTACAAGTCCCCACCTCCACCATCGCCATCTCCCCATCCTTACTACTACAAGTCCCCACCCCCACCATCGCCATCTCCTCCTCCTCCATACTACTACAAGTCCCCACccccaccatcaccatcacccccTCATCCCTACTACTACAAATCCCCACCACCCCCATCACCATCCCCACCACATCCATACTACTACAAATCCCCACCTCCCCCATCGCCATCTCCACCACCACCCTACTACTACAAATCCCCACCACCTCCATCTCCAAGCCCACCACCTCCCTACTACTACAAGTCCCCACCCCCACCATCGCCGTCTCCTCCTCCTCCATACTATTACAAATCACCTCCACCACCAAATCCATCTCCACCACCTCCCTACTACTACAAGTCCCCGCCCCCACCATCACCGTCATTGCATCCTCCCTACTACTACAAATCCCCACCCCCACCATCGCCATCTCCTCCTCCCCCTTACTACTACAAATCCCCACCTCCACCATCACCATCTCCACCACCACCCTATTACTACAAATCTCCTCCTCCCCCATCACCTTCACCACCAACACCTTATTACTACAAGAGCCCACCACCTCCCTCACCATCTCCTCATCCATACTACTACAAGTCCCCACCTCCACCATCACCCTCACCACCACCACCCTATTACTACAAATCTCCCCCTCCCCCATCACCATCCCCACATCCATACTACTACAAGTCCCCGCCACCCCCATCACCATCTCCACCCCCTCCTTACTACTACAAGTCTCCACCTCCACCATCGCCATCTCCTCCCCCTCCTTACTACTACAAGTCCCCACCCCcaccatcaccatctcctccccaTCCTTACTACTACAAGTCTCCACCGCCACCATCCCCATCTCCTCCTCCTCCATACTACTACAAGTCCCCACccccaccatcaccatcacccccTCCTCCCTACTACTACAAATCCCCACCACCCCCATCACCATCCCCACCACCTCCATACTACTACAAATCCCCACCTCCCCCATCACCATCTCCACCACCACCCTACTACTACAATTCCCCACCACCTCCATCGCCATCTCCGCCACCTCCCTACTACTACAAGTCCCCACCCCCACCATCGCCATCTCCTCCTCCTCCCTACTATTACAAATCACCTCCACCACCAGATGCATCACCACCACCTCCCTACTACTACAAGTCCCCGCCCCCACCATCACCGTCACCGCCTCCTCCCTACTACTACAAATCCCCGCCCCcaccatcaccatctcctcctcCCCCCTACTACTACAAATCCCCACCACCACCCTCACCATCCCCTCATCCATACCTCTACTCCTCCCCTCCCCCTCCAATCCACTACTAA
- the LOC131246334 gene encoding extensin-2-like isoform X19: MRLPIGDPSSWGRLWPHILLAFAIIFLSSNVEATGEPYIYASPPPPYEYKSPPPPSPSPPPPYYYKSPPPPEKSPPPPYYYKSPPPPEKSPPPPYYYKSPPPPEKSPPPPYYYKSPPPPEKSPPPPYYYKSPPPPEKSPPPPYYYKSPPPPSPSPPPPYYYKSPPPPKEYPTPPYYYKSPPPPKEYPTPPYYYKSPPPPSPSPPPPYYYKSPPPPSPSPPPPYYYKSPPPPSPSPPPPYYYKSPPPPSPSPPPPYYYKSPPPPSPSPPPPYYYKSPPPPSPYPPPPYYYKSPPPPVPVPHPHPHHHPLIVKVVGKVYCYRCYDWKYPKKSHDKKHLKGAVVKITCKAGDKEIVAYGKTKINGKYSIAVEGYDYMKYGDEACKAMLHAPPKDSKCNIPTNLHYGKKGAMLKVKSKTHEEVVLKAKPFAYAPKTPYKECEKPKPKPPTYYYKSPPPPTPTYYYKSPPPPPPTYYYKSPPPPVYYYKSPPPPPPTYYYKSPPPPVYYYKSPPPPPPTYYYKSPPPPVYYYKSPPPPSPSPHPYYYKSPPPPSPSPHPYYYKSPPPPSPSPHPYYYKSPPPPSPSPHPYYYKSPPPPSPSPPPPYYYKSPPPPPPTYYYKSPPPPVYYYKSPPPPSPSPHPYYYKSPPPPSPSPHPYYYKSPPPPSPSPHPYYYKSPPPPSPSPPPPYYYKSPPPPSPSPPHPYYYKSPPPPSPSPPHPYYYKSPPPPSPSPPPPYYYKSPPPPSPSPPPPYYYKSPPPPSPSPPPPYYYKSPPPPNPSPPPPYYYKSPPPPSPSLHPPYYYKSPPPPSPSPPPPYYYKSPPPPSPSPPPPYYYKSPPPPSPSPPTPYYYKSPPPPSPSPHPYYYKSPPPPSPSPPPPYYYKSPPPPSPSPHPYYYKSPPPPSPSPPPPYYYKSPPPPSPSPPPPYYYKSPPPPSPSPPHPYYYKSPPPPSPSPPPPYYYKSPPPPSPSPPPPYYYKSPPPPSPSPPPPYYYKSPPPPSPSPPPPYYYNSPPPPSPSPPPPYYYKSPPPPSPSPPPPYYYKSPPPPDASPPPPYYYKSPPPPSPSPPPPYYYKSPPPPSPSPPPPYYYKSPPPPSPSPHPYLYSSPPPPIHY; encoded by the exons ATGAGACTACCGATCGGCGACCCCTCATCATGGGGTCGTCTGTGGCCACACATACTACTGGCCTTTGCAATCATCTTCTTGTCTAGCAATGTAGAAGCTACCGGCGAGCCGTACATTTACGCCTCGCCACCACCACCATATGAGTATAAGTCGCCGCCACCGCCGTCGCCTTCCCCTCCACCACCATATTACTATAAA TCACCACCACCACCTGAAAAATCCC caccaccaccttacTACTACAAATCTCCACCACCTCCTGAGAAATCTCCACCACCACCATACTACTACAAATCTCCACCACCTCCTGAGAAATCTCCACCACCACCATACTACTACAAATCTCCACCACCTCCTGAGAAATCTCCTCCACCACCATACTACTACAAATCTCCACCACCTCCTGAGAAATCTCCTCCACCACCATACTACTACAAATCTCCACCACCGCCGTCTCCATCTCCACCACCTCCTTACTACTACAAATCTCCACCCCCACCGAAGGAATATCCAACACCACCATACTACTACAAATCTCCACCCCCGCCAAAGGAATATCCAACACCACCATACTACTACAAATCTCCACCACCACCATCTCCCTCTCCACCACCCCCTTACTACTATAAATccccaccaccaccatcaccatctcctccacCGCCTTACTACTACAAGTCACCACCTCCTCCTTCACCCTCACCTCCACCACCATACTACTACAAGTCTCCCCCACCACCATCACCGTCTCCGCCGCCACCTTACTACTACAAGTCtcccccaccaccatcaccatcaccaccaccaccttacTACTACAAATCTCCACCACCACCTTCCCCATATCCACCACCTCCATACTACTACAAATCACCACCACCTCCAGTGCCAGtcccacacccacacccacaccaccACCCCCTCATCGTGAAGGTCGTCGGAAAGGTTTACTGCTACCGATGCTACGACTGGAAATATCCCAAGAAGTCCCATGACAAGAAACATCTCAAAG GTGCTGTTGTGAAAATCACGTGCAAGGCTGGAGACAAAGAGATTGTAGCCTATGGCAAGACCAAGATCAATGGAAAATACAGCATTGCTGTGGAAGGCTATGATTATATGAAATATGGAGATGAGGCTTGCAAGGCCATGCTCCATGCACCACCAAAGGACTCCAAGTGTAACATCCCCACAAACCTCCATTATGGCAAGAAAGGGGCCATGCTCAAAGTGAAATCCAAAACCCATGAAGAGGTTGTCCTTAAAGCCAAGCCATTTGCCTATGCACCCAAGACCCCGTACAAGGAATGCGAGAAACCTAAGCCAAAACCACCTACTTACTACTACAAATCCCCACCCCCACCCACACCCACTTACTACTACAAGTCGCCACCACCTCCCCCGCCGACGTACTACTATAAGTCTCCACCACCACCAGTCTACTACTACAAGTCGCCACCACCTCCCCCGCCGACGTATTACTACAAGTCTCCACCACCACCAGTCTACTACTACAAGTCGCCACCACCTCCCCCGCCGACATACTACTACAAGTCTCCACCACCACCAGTCTACTACTACAAGTCCCCACCTCCACCATCGCCATCTCCCCATCCTTACTACTACAAGTCCCCACCTCCACCATCTCCATCTCCCCATCCTTACTACTACAAGTCCCCACCTCCACCATCGCCATCTCCCCATCCTTACTACTACAAGTCCCCACCTCCACCATCTCCATCTCCCCATCCTTACTACTACAAGTCCCCACCTCCACCATCGCCATCTCCTCCCCCTCCTTACTACTACAAGTCACCACCACCTCCCCCACCAACATACTACTACAAGTCTCCACCACCACCAGTCTACTACTACAAGTCCCCACCTCCACCATCGCCATCTCCCCATCCTTACTACTACAAGTCCCCACCTCCACCATCGCCATCTCCTCATCCTTACTACTACAAGTCCCCACCTCCACCATCGCCATCTCCCCATCCTTACTACTACAAGTCCCCACCCCCACCATCGCCATCTCCTCCTCCTCCATACTACTACAAGTCCCCACccccaccatcaccatcacccccTCATCCCTACTACTACAAATCCCCACCACCCCCATCACCATCCCCACCACATCCATACTACTACAAATCCCCACCTCCCCCATCGCCATCTCCACCACCACCCTACTACTACAAATCCCCACCACCTCCATCTCCAAGCCCACCACCTCCCTACTACTACAAGTCCCCACCCCCACCATCGCCGTCTCCTCCTCCTCCATACTATTACAAATCACCTCCACCACCAAATCCATCTCCACCACCTCCCTACTACTACAAGTCCCCGCCCCCACCATCACCGTCATTGCATCCTCCCTACTACTACAAATCCCCACCCCCACCATCGCCATCTCCTCCTCCCCCTTACTACTACAAATCCCCACCTCCACCATCACCATCTCCACCACCACCCTATTACTACAAATCTCCTCCTCCCCCATCACCTTCACCACCAACACCTTATTACTACAAGAGCCCACCACCTCCCTCACCATCTCCTCATCCATACTACTACAAGTCCCCACCTCCACCATCACCCTCACCACCACCACCCTATTACTACAAATCTCCCCCTCCCCCATCACCATCCCCACATCCATACTACTACAAGTCCCCGCCACCCCCATCACCATCTCCACCCCCTCCTTACTACTACAAGTCTCCACCTCCACCATCGCCATCTCCTCCCCCTCCTTACTACTACAAGTCCCCACCCCcaccatcaccatctcctccccaTCCTTACTACTACAAGTCTCCACCGCCACCATCCCCATCTCCTCCTCCTCCATACTACTACAAGTCCCCACccccaccatcaccatcacccccTCCTCCCTACTACTACAAATCCCCACCACCCCCATCACCATCCCCACCACCTCCATACTACTACAAATCCCCACCTCCCCCATCACCATCTCCACCACCACCCTACTACTACAATTCCCCACCACCTCCATCGCCATCTCCGCCACCTCCCTACTACTACAAGTCCCCACCCCCACCATCGCCATCTCCTCCTCCTCCCTACTATTACAAATCACCTCCACCACCAGATGCATCACCACCACCTCCCTACTACTACAAGTCCCCGCCCCCACCATCACCGTCACCGCCTCCTCCCTACTACTACAAATCCCCGCCCCcaccatcaccatctcctcctcCCCCCTACTACTACAAATCCCCACCACCACCCTCACCATCCCCTCATCCATACCTCTACTCCTCCCCTCCCCCTCCAATCCACTACTAA